The segment GCGAGGACTGGACCTAAGGGACAACCTCAGGGCAGAGGGGCCGGGAGCTCCGGCTGGAGCAGAGAGACATCGGTAAAGCTGTGGCCCAAGCACATAACCCAGATTTTGACAGCGCACTGCCCAATTTACTGCGCGACGACATCAACTGCTTCACTGGCTGCTTCTTTCAGATATCTCCCTCCTTCCAGCACCAGTGGCCCCTGTCCCCAGTGTGGCGGCAGCTCGCTCCACGTGCCGGGAAACCTGACGCCTCCCAGCCAAGCCATGACGGTACAGACAAGGCAGGTGAGGGGGGacacccaaaacccaaaccgcATTGGGACaatcctctcctttttcttaagATATTGCAAAAGGGCTATGTAAAAGCCTTCTGCCTCCCATTCTTTGCCCCAGTCTGCCCAGTTTTACAGCATTGGCTTCACtagtttgggtttcttttttttgactCTGACTTGAGTCCTTGCTGGGTAACGCtgtatttgatatttttaatcaCTCAGCATGCATCAGAGTTTGGCAGCGGAAGAAAGTGAAGTTAAAAGAGAACAGAGATAGTTTGCATTtgccagggctgcctgccaTTGCCACAACCCCTCATCGCTTGTGCTGCATTTCCCTCTGCTGGAAAGTCACAAGCCGCAGCTGACAAGGTgagtttaaaaaacatattgTCAGCCAGCAGTTATTAACCTTCCGGGGTTCAGAttgtttcttcaaagaaaaacaaaagtccTGAACCCTTCTACCTTCACTGTACAAATGTAAGGAATTTACACATACATAGACATAGATGCATTTGTATGTGCATATCCATGTTACTGATAAATCCTTATAATAAACCTTTATTTGACTTTGTAAGGCTGGAAGATCCTGGCCACTGCAGCAATATTATGGAAATTTTGACTCTTTGATCCGAAGCAAAACCTTTatcactttgttttctgtcagaGCTGCAACTTTCTCCCTGAGCAAGCCTGCTGTGGGTAACCTGAGTGATTCCCAAGGGGCTGAGGGGGTGGATGGCACAGGCAGAGGGGTGCTGTTTCTTGGTTTCTCATCCTGCCCCAGGCTCTACCCTGGATCTCGCTGGTGCTTCCAGGTGAGCTGAGGCACAGCAGAGTTCCTCTGGTTCACGTGCTGCTTCCTTACTTTGACCATAAAGTTCGCATCACCCCATTGATTCCTTGGGAGATGAAAAGAAGGCTGATTAACAGTGTTTACTGAACCATGGAGTCACTTCAAGCCCGCAGTAGGTTGCCTGCCCGGACATTAGTGTCTGGGATACAGGGGTAATTTAAAGATTGCTTTCCAAATGGCTCCAAGATGCAGTGACAAGGCTTTATATCTGGctctaaagacaaaaaaagagagtcACTGCTTTCCAACTGCTTCTCCTCAGCACACAGAAATTAAGCCCATAAAGCCCAAACCACGCGTGCAGAATGCCGACTCCGGGGTGTCGGAGAGCAACAGCGGCCCGGGCTCCCGGTGAGGCCGGGGCCGCCTCACAACAGCCCCTTGTGACCCAGGCTCGGTTTAAATCAGGCGGCGGAAAGGGGAGACGAGGGCTGGAGGCCATGGCGACAAACCCCGCTACCAGATGCCGGCGGGGAGCAGAATTTGAaccttctccagctgcagggagcgggGAAAATCCTCGGCAGGCGTCGAGGCGAGGGGCAGCGAGGGCGCGtctggcggcggggcgggaggcctcggccccgccgcctcaGGAGGTGAGGGGACGGCGGCGGCGAGCGGAGCGGCACCTCCCGCCCGCTGGGGGGCGCCCGAGCATCAATCCGGCAGGACGTGCGGGAGGCCGGAAGCGGAAGTGTTTACCGTGCGCGATGGCGGCGGCTGCGGTGTCGGCGCTGGGCGGTTTGGGGGCTCCCGATCCCGATGAAGGGGTGAGGCGGCGGCgaggggggaggagggtggggTTCCCCGACTCCTTCACGGTGCCGGTGGCTGAGTGTGGGTTGTTCCAGGGTTCCTCGGGCTCGGAGGACGAGGCGAGGCCTggcacggcggcggcggccgcagcGCAGAAGCGGGAGGAGCGGCTGCGCAAGTTCCGAGAGCTCCACATGAAGCGAGTACGTggcggcgggcggagcggggccggggccgcttCCTGCCTGCGCTGCCGCCGGTGCGCGGGGAAGCAAagcgggagggcggcgggggtcGCCCGGCCCGGGTCGGGCACAGGCcggccgggggtcccggggaggTGATGCCGCCGGTTCACAGAATCCCggaatggcgggggttggaagggccctctggagctcatcccgtcccaccccctgcttgagcaggggcacccagagcagggggcacagggctgcgtccaggcggggggtgaatgtctccagggaagggaccccacagcctctctgggcggcctgtgcccctgctctggcacccgcacggggaaggggtttgtcctcatgttcaggtggaacttcccgtgttccagcttgtgcctgttgccccttggcctgtcattgggcaccactgaaaaaagcccGGCCCCATCttcctgacacctgcccttcagatatttataagcattgataagatcccccctcagccttctcttctccaggctgaacaagcccaggcaGGTCTCttagcctttcttcataagggagatgctccagtcccctgatcatcttggtagctctccactggacatgctcgagcagttccctgtccatTTTAAACTGGGGCGCCCAGAACTAGGTGAAGCACTAGGGTGATcgagagggggaggataacctccctcgccctgctggccacgctcccTTTAACACACACCAGGATACCGCTGTTGCTCTTGGCCACAGGGGCACAGCACTGGCTCACGATCAAGTTGGCTGCTCACTGTCAGAGCAGAGCAAGGGCACAGCCCCGGCATTGGTGCGCCTGTGAAACAGGCACGCgagggaaggggagggctgCCAGCAGGTTTCAGTCCCAGCCATGTATTGGCTGGAGCCTGAGCATCAGCAATTCCCGCCCTGTCCAACCCCTACCTGGCACATACGGGCGATGGTTTCTTTAGCCCTTTGCCGTGGCACGACCAGGAACCAGCGGCCTGGCCCCTGCCTGGGACAGGCACCTGTGATCCTTGggtgttctgggttttttatttttgtttctatgaTCAACCATTGCTGCGCATCTCTGGAGTTCAGTAACAAACTGTTTTGTTCCTAGAATGAGGCTCGCAAGCTGAATCACCAAGAAGTGGTGGAAGAAGATAAAAGACTTAAATTGCCAGCAAACTGGGAAGCCAAAAAAGCTCGGCTGGAGTGGGAGCTGaaggtggaggaaaaaaagaaggtaaatgCACAATTACAGCTTCTGTAACCCTGCCGAGCGTCAGTCTGTGTGCCTGCGGTGACACTGAGCCCCACTTTGTGGGGGGGTAGGCAGTCCTGGGAGCTTGCACAGACATTAACCCCCCAAAATCCACCTCCTGATTACCTAAATTATTGTCCTGCAGTAGAGGTTGACAGGCCTGATCTAAGCAGTTCTAAGTTTGATGCTTGGCCACTGCCTTGTTGTTAAAACTGAGATGCTCTGTGTGCTGTGTTAGGAATGTGCAGCAAGAGGAGAAGACTACGAGCGAGTTAAACTGCTAGAGATCAGTGCTGAGGATGCCGAgagatgggaaaggaaaaagaagaggaaaaatccaGATCTAGGATTTTCAGGTAATGCCTGTGTTCGTAATGAACACCTTTGTGGGTTTGGCAGCTGCAAACCGAATCGTGAAATAAAAACCTTCACCCTAATTAATTTTCTCCCAAAGATTACGCGGCTGCTCAGCTGCGCCAGTACCAGAGGTTAACTCGGCAGATCAAACCCGACCTGGAGCAGTACGAGAAGCTGAAAGAGCAGTAGTAAGTTTGGATTTCAGTCATCCGATAACATTCACGGTGTTTCTACCACGGTATTAGTACCAAACACTGAAGCCTTACACTACTCCTTCCAGCACACGCGCATCCTCATAGACGCTGTGATATTAATTAGCCTTTTAACACAATCGTAACACGTGGCCTGATACCCTGCGGCGGTAGGGACGAGGGGCAGTGATGTAACTGATGAGGTTCATTGCTTCAAACTTGGCATTACCAagtttgaagaaatatttggtCAATTAGATAATATTTAAACGCGTGAGTAGATGACTCTGCTTTCTCAGAGTAGGGTTGGGGGTTTTCTAAATGGCCTGGCATGGTTTAAGAACAGGCTGACTGACAGATGGGAGCTGGCCAAATTTgctttcagaattatttcagtgtGGGGTTCCTGTATCTTCCATAGGCACATGCTAGTgtctctgaaaataattaatagcTTGTTTTTAATATCGTGTTCTCACCTGAATCTTGGACTCCCATAGTTCATTATGAGTTAATGTTAATTAAGAACCAGACAGAAGCAGTGCAATCTCAGAACCATCGACAGAGTCGTGTAAAACTGCTGCCCCTCTTACTCTTGTCCAGCGGTGAAGCGCTTTATCCCACCTCTGACAGCCTTCTCCACGGAACTCACGTGCCATCTAAGGAAGGGGTTGATAGAATGGTTGCAGATCTTGAGAAACAGTAAGTAAATACTAAGATAAATTGAAGCGGTGTGCGACAGAGCTTGGTGTAATCGAATCCCTTCACCCGCGGCCCTcaaatgctgctgcttgtcTCACAGGATTGAGAAGCGTGAAAAATACAGTCGGAGACGTCCTTACAACGACGATGCCGACATCGACTACATCAACGAGAGGAACGCCAAGTTCAATAAGAAGGCGGAGAGGTTCTATGGGAAGTACACGGCTGAGATTAAACAGAACTTGGAGAGGGGAACAGCTGTCTGAACCATCACCTCCAGCAACACCCATGCGACAGCCCTACATCTGTTAAAGTTTGGTATAGAGGGTTTGCAGGCAATTTTAGGTTGTAtcagaaaaatcctttctaaAATCAGTATATTTAGTGTAATAGAAGTAATTTGCATAACAACTTCAGCTGTATATAGCTTTTACTTGAAGTAACCAGCCTGTGCAATTTCATGTCCTAAATAAACACACTCTTATTACTCCAGTTAGAATAAAGCTTGTCCTCATTCTTCAGTAGCTGGAGACTGATTAAGTCCCTGAAAACACAGTTAAGAGAACGACTGAGGAACCTGCATGACCTTTCCATGAAGGAGCAGGTACCCCAGCTCACTGGCACGTGCTGGAGTCTGGAGCTGTTCCCTGGGCAGTGCCTGTACAGCACAGCCATGCCACCACCCCAGCAGCAGaactgcctccctcctccccaggagGGCAACAAACAGGGATTATCTCAAGCATCAGCTTGAAATTGCCACAAAATACAATCCTTAGAACATCTGCCAGCCTTCTCTTGGCAGTTTGTTTCTTAAAGAAGCTTCCAGACTAGGTgtcagtgttatttttttttggtaaaaataaCCAgttagtaaaattaaaaaaaaaaaaaaaaaaagagttcaacTGCTCCCAAAACCACACGAGAGCCTGCTGACAGGGCAGTACTTCACAAAGGTGGTGCTGAGCCAGAGCTGAGCACACAGTCCTGCGGAATTCTGGAGCTCTGAACAGTTACAGCCTCCTCCGCTACCTTTACCATTTGCTTACTTCCTAACACAGTGCAGCTTTAAAGGCTCTTTTTAAAGCCACCTGAACCAAACCACAAGCTAAGCTCAGCATTAGAAGCCAGCAGAAGTGACAGGTGCTCAGGTGCAAAGCCTCTAACAGTGAGAATGGCGATGGCTTCGCACGTAGCGGTCGGGTGTACGTCCAACACACACCTTCCACTCACAGAGGGGTACCTGGTGAGGGTCCTCTGGAGGCCCTGAACCAGCCACAGCCTGGGCAGGAACAGTTCCAACACAAAGGTCCACTTTCAGAATGATGCAAAAATTGTCTTCTGTTGCACTTCGTGCTATCAGTCAGGCAAGTGAAAGCTAAGCCTGGAAATTACCACTTCCAGGACGTACTCCACTTACTACCCAACACAGGTCTAGTACTTGACACATGGAGAAGCCAGTGCAAAACTAAAGTTTATTTACTTGAAGTAAACAGTTACACAACATAAATCAAGTGTTTAAAATAACAGCTACCAAACTCTCATTTAGAAAAAAGTTACCCACCTGTAAGTTCTAGTCCATTAaagcaatacaaaaatatttacaaatatacaCAAGATTCCCATCTGTGGCTTCTGGATCACTGTGCTCTAGATCTGAAAGAGAAACCTAAGATTTCAAAATTAAgatctcaaaataaatattcagtattAACAA is part of the Phalacrocorax carbo chromosome 22, bPhaCar2.1, whole genome shotgun sequence genome and harbors:
- the SYF2 gene encoding pre-mRNA-splicing factor SYF2, whose amino-acid sequence is MAAAAVSALGGLGAPDPDEGGSSGSEDEARPGTAAAAAAQKREERLRKFRELHMKRNEARKLNHQEVVEEDKRLKLPANWEAKKARLEWELKVEEKKKECAARGEDYERVKLLEISAEDAERWERKKKRKNPDLGFSDYAAAQLRQYQRLTRQIKPDLEQYEKLKEQYGEALYPTSDSLLHGTHVPSKEGVDRMVADLEKQIEKREKYSRRRPYNDDADIDYINERNAKFNKKAERFYGKYTAEIKQNLERGTAV